A segment of the Fibrobacter succinogenes subsp. succinogenes S85 genome:
CGCTACCGGTATGGGCGTCGCAGTTGAACTCGCCCTTCGTCCCGCGCAACGCACCGCCGCCACGGCCCGTGCTCAGCACGGGACCGCTCAGGAACCACGACTTGTCCTGACTATCCTTCGACTCGCTGCCTTTCTGCTGTTCCGCCATACGCTATATAACGCCCTGCTAATTCGTAGAATCCGCCACCGACTCGATTATGCTTACGCCTTCGTGCCGTCCTTCGGATTCCACGAAAATATTCTGTAATCTTGCCAAATTGTTTTTTATGCGGAAATCAGTCCTTACCTTATTTATACTATATAAATAAGAATCAGAACGGCTCGTTTCAACATCAAGCATATTGTCAATCCCGTTTTCACGTAATCGGAGAGCGTTATCTAGCTGGTCTTTTCCCATAGGCGCTATAACAAACGGAACACCGAAATAAATACACTCCTTGATTGTCGCCAAGCCTCCGTGTATAAATGCACAATGCACTTTTCCAGAAGACAATATAAAACGCTGAGGAACCCAACCTTTTACAGTCACGTTTTTATTTTTTATTTCACTCCAATCTCTTGTACGCAACAATTTCTCACCAACAGAAAGGAGCAGATGGCAATTTTTCATTTGCGGAGCGTCCATCATCCTGATTAGTTCATCGAACATGTGCTCCGCCTTCTTGCCATAATCAAGAATTTGCGAACCCGCCGTCGCAAAAATGATTTTTTGGTTATTTTGTTCTCTTTCGTCAAAAAAATCATCCCAGTATTGTTTTACAGCATCAGCCGGATCATCCTCATTTTGATTTTCATCATTTGTCTGATTATCTTGGCCAAGATTATTATCGTTGGTCTCATCATCCAAAAGAGGCGTCATGCACGGTTCTACATAGTGAACTAAATCACCATGTACATAATGTTGATAGTCAAATTCTTTAGGGCATGGAATCAGTTCGTTGAATGTCGTCAACGGAGCCACAAATTTGTCAATAGCCTCTTCTCTCCTTGACGGGGTTGCGCTGTAAAAATCTTCGTCAATGAAAGACTTGATGATGCACTGTTTTACAGAATCTGGATACGCCATCAAATTTTGTACGGCTCGCATGGCAGGGTCATTCTCTGGATGTCTCAAATAAGTCGTCGAAATGATTACCTTTACTCCATACTTGTAATGGATAATTAAGCTCTCCAAGGATGTAAAATACCCTGAAACAAGGACGTCGGGTTTATTGTCGCCCGTAAAAATATCGTCCAGTTCGCCGTTTATGATGCGCAATACGTGTTCCGGTTTCCAACGTCCCTGGGGAGTCGTGTGGCTAAAGTCCGTATATCCCAAAGGGTATAGCTTATTGAAGATTTCATGGTATTGAATATCTTTATTAAACCATCCGACAAGCGATTTGCAATCTGGAATGCCCATATAAGAAACTTCGTAAGAGCCTTCGGGTTCTTCCTGAAGTAATTCTTTAGCCCAGACAAAAGTCGGAAGCCAGTGACCTTGTTCTTTATAGACATCTGGCCAAAAAAGAATTTTCTTTCCCATTATTAGGCCTCCTCATCGACGCTATTTGCAAGCGCATATTTATGTACAAATATCAAGTCTTCAATATTTGCAGGTGTAGAACCATCGGCTACTTTGATTGCAATAGAATATCCATTAGCCACGTGAATGTCATCCGAAGAAATATTCCACAATTCCGGTTGTATATCATTTTCACTAAAAGAAACCGATGAATTGATTCCGCTAACGTCGCTAGACTGAACTTCTAACGTCAACTCCGCTTGTCTGCCGTTCTTGAACCAACAATAAACAGACAATCCCTTAAGAAAGCCTTCATCTCTTGCAATGGCAGGGAAATGCTCCTTTATGAAGTTTATCGAAACCTCTTCTCCGTTGCGCAATCGCTCCAACGCTCCGGAATCAATCGCACTAAGGCGAATTGCAGATTTTTTCACATTCCAAGCTTTAGCAATTAAGCTTTTGCAACCAGAAGGTTCCGCACCATTTCTTGCCGTATAGCTTACATGCAAGATGACGTCGGA
Coding sequences within it:
- a CDS encoding glycosyltransferase — encoded protein: MGKKILFWPDVYKEQGHWLPTFVWAKELLQEEPEGSYEVSYMGIPDCKSLVGWFNKDIQYHEIFNKLYPLGYTDFSHTTPQGRWKPEHVLRIINGELDDIFTGDNKPDVLVSGYFTSLESLIIHYKYGVKVIISTTYLRHPENDPAMRAVQNLMAYPDSVKQCIIKSFIDEDFYSATPSRREEAIDKFVAPLTTFNELIPCPKEFDYQHYVHGDLVHYVEPCMTPLLDDETNDNNLGQDNQTNDENQNEDDPADAVKQYWDDFFDEREQNNQKIIFATAGSQILDYGKKAEHMFDELIRMMDAPQMKNCHLLLSVGEKLLRTRDWSEIKNKNVTVKGWVPQRFILSSGKVHCAFIHGGLATIKECIYFGVPFVIAPMGKDQLDNALRLRENGIDNMLDVETSRSDSYLYSINKVRTDFRIKNNLARLQNIFVESEGRHEGVSIIESVADSTN